Proteins encoded in a region of the Anopheles ziemanni chromosome 2, idAnoZiCoDA_A2_x.2, whole genome shotgun sequence genome:
- the LOC131293029 gene encoding amphoterin-induced protein 2-like, with the protein MTTNRWYHHHHHREPLEEESGRKVAGPGAASQQFRIAGRRKQQTGRSRGHRTGVLAALALALLLAAVNAEPNCPSACQCKWKGGKQAVECLSGNLFTIPENIDHSTQVLDVSGNNLQIISNETFVRSNLLNLQKLYMRDCRIGQIDDGAFAGLTNLVELDLSINLLTAVPSAAFQHIVSLRDLTLARNHIQKIESHAFRNVTALTKLDLSFCSIQTIAPQAFEGLGSLHSLKLNGNQLSELRPKTIETLSRLHGIELHENPWVCDCRLRAAKLWLTENNIPYPIAPTCAGGPERVLDKTFGELQVDDFACKPEMLPVRRFIQAYSGENATIECRSSAVPSATVNWFWNGKLLVNNSHFSAYQRVLVYEQGNFEKRSKLVLTNAQETDSSEFYCVVENRAGTAEANFTLHVAMRDIGFAIENRQIIGLSAALVILILFILLIILFLLVRLRRIPMTETKTPNQVEVITSVSPSSNVNGKVATPINDCHSPDRKNAPGDLKCCQSAANPVQKPPRLTDLPYSTSHYDGGGSLIASGQCFVSPTHSLTGNNPDLINDTKRLGSGTDLAATGATPLDPLAHLTQLQLQATTALNTLSLMDPVERPGSGEYSRAGCDSLYPSGLWETHSSNLTAALDSREAGAGGDLLMARTPAYSDKHPILGQASAGTTTLNMDDETSSVDYLSRTFPRTHAGTTSLSVAGSATSASYGSAATAAATGGYPADYGLPIVPGAEQLHNKLASAQPAHHGSTGSMPMNAKTLRVWQKGGVPVLPPVTALKRALSNSRNSPDEGYQEGCGTDV; encoded by the coding sequence ATGACGACGAACCGTTggtaccatcaccaccaccaccgggagCCGCTGGAGGAGGAGAGTGGCCGCAAGGTCGCGGGGCCGGGAGCCGCGTCGCAACAGTTCCGGATAGCCGGCCGGCGGAAGCAACAGACCGGACGCAGTCGGGGCCACCGGACGGGGGTGCTGGCGGCGCTGGCGCTCGCGCTGCTGTTGGCCGCGGTCAACGCCGAACCGAACTGCCCGTCGGCGTGCCAGTGCAAGTGGAAGGGCGGCAAGCAGGCGGTGGAGTGCCTGAGCGGCAACCTGTTCACGATCCCGGAGAACATCGACCACTCGACGCAGGTGCTGGACGTGTCCGGCAACAATCTGCAGATCATCTCGAACGAGACGTTCGTGCGCTCGAACCTGCTGAACCTGCAGAAGCTGTACATGCGCGACTGCCGGATCGGCCAGATCGACGACGGGGCGTTCGCGGGCCTCACGAACCTGGTGGAGCTGGACCTGTCCATCAACCTGCTGACGGCGGTGCCGTCGGCCGCGTTCCAGCACATCGTGTCGCTGCGCGACCTGACGCTCGCCCGGAACCACATCCAGAAGATCGAGAGCCACGCGTTCCGGAACGTGACGGCGCTCACCAAGCTGGACCTGTCGTTCTGCAGCATCCAGACGATTGCGCCGCAGGCGTTCGAGGGCCTCGGCTCGCTGCACTCGCTGAAGCTGAACGGCAACCAGCTGTCCGAGCTGCGCCCGAAGACGATCGAAACGCTGAGCCGGCTGCACGGCATCGAGCTGCACGAGAACCCGTGGGTGTGCGACTGCCGGCTGCGGGCGGCCAAGCTGTGGCTGACGGAGAACAACATCCCGTACCCGATCGCGCCGACGTGCGCCGGCGGGCCGGAGCGAGTGCTCGACAAGACGTTCGGCGAGCTGCAGGTGGACGACTTCGCCTGCAAGCCCGAGATGCTGCCGGTGCGGCGCTTCATCCAGGCGTACAGCGGCGAGAACGCGACCATCGAGTGCCGCAGCTCGGCGGTGCCGTCGGCCACGGTGAACTGGTTCTGGAACGGCAAGCTGCTGGTGAACAACTCGCACTTCAGCGCGTACCAGCGCGTGCTGGTGTACGAGCAGGGCAACTTCGAGAAGCGCAGCAAGCTGGTGCTGACCAACGCGCAGGAGACGGACTCGAGCGAGTTCTATTGCGTCGTGGAGAACAGGGCCGGCACGGCCGAGGCGAACTTCACGCTGCACGTGGCGATGCGCGACATCGGGTTCGCGATCGAGAACCGGCAGATCATCGGGCTGAGCGCGGCCCTCGTCATACTGATACTGTTCATCCTGCTGATCATACTGTTCCTGCTGGTGCGATTACGGCGCATACCGATGACGGAGACGAAAACCCCGAACCAGGTCGAGGTGATCACGTCCGTAAGTCCCTCTAGCAATGTAAATGGCAAGGTGGCGACGCCTATTAACGATTGTCATTCTCCAGATCGAAAAAACGCCCCCGGCGATCTAAAGTGCTGCCAGTCGGCGGCCAACCCGGTGCAGAAGCCGCCCCGGCTGACCGACCTGCCCTACTCGACGTCGCACTacgacggcggcggcagccTGATCGCGTCCGGCCAGTGCTTCGTCTCGCCCACGCACTCGCTCACCGGCAACAATCCGGACCTGATCAACGACACCAAGCGGCTGGGCAGCGGCACCGACCTGGCGGCCACCGGGGCCACCCCGCTCGATCCGCTCGCCCACCTCACGCAGCTGCAGCTGCAGGCCACCACGGCCCTCAACACGCTCTCGCTGATGGACCCGGTCGAGCGGCCGGGCAGCGGCGAGTACAGCCGGGCCGGCTGCGACTCGCTCTATCCGTCCGGACTGTGGGAAACGCACAGCTCCAACCTGACGGCCGCGCTCGACTCGCGCGAGGCCGGCGCCGGCGGCGACCTGCTGATGGCCCGCACACCCGCCTACTCCGACAAGCATCCGATCCTGGGACAGGCGAGCGCCGGAACCACCACCCTCAACATGGACGACGAGACGTCCTCGGTGGACTACCTGAGCCGGACGTTCCCGCGGACGCACGCGGGCACCACCAGCCTCTCGGTGGCGGGCTCGGCCACATCCGCCAGCTACGGCAGcgcggcgacggcggcggcgaccGGCGGCTATCCGGCCGACTACGGCCTCCCGATCGTGCCGGGCGCCGAGCAGCTGCACAACAAGCTGGCCAGCGCGCAGCCGGCCCACCACGGCAGCACCGGCAGCATGCCGATGAACGCGAAGACGCTGCGGGTGTGGCAGAAGGGCGGCGTGCCGGTCCTCCCGCCGGTGACGGCCTTAAAACGTGCATTATCCAACAGCCGCAACTCGCCCGACGAAGGCTACCAGGAGGGCTGCGGGACGGACGTGTAG